The nucleotide window AGTCCACACGACGTTGAGGCGCCACATCCACAGCCATGTGATAGACGATGCCGCCATAACTCAGACGCGTTGTGTCTTCGCAAGGTGCGCTGTTTTCTACTGCTTTAGTCAGCACTTCAATTGGGCTTTGTCCGGCACGCAGATTGATTATTTCAAATGCGTTTCTCACGACGTTTACAGCCCTTTCCTTCTTCCCCGCTGCTCTTCCAGGACGCATGAGGTTGTTGACCAAGCGTTCAACAATGTTGACCTCTGCCTTGCGGAACTTGCCGTGCTCGTGTCTGCCCATGCTGTGAGGCGAAAATATGGGTCGCAATGAAATGTAACGTTTTAAGCCCAAGTCGTGAACTTCAATACCGCTGAAAGACCATTTTCCGAAGAGCTTGATTTCTTCCACAACTTGTTTGCTCATACATGCTGTCCTCGCTTTAACGCATGGGTTTCTCTTTCTTGCCCAACACCAACTGCTTGAGTGAAACACCGTTTACGGTTACAACTTTCCATCGTACGCCTGGAATGTCGCCCATAGCTCCTCCACGTGAGCCACCTATTCCTTCAACAATCACCTCATCATGCTCATCGACCACGTTTAGGGCGCCGTCTCCAGGCAGAAAAGCTGTGATAACTCTGCCGTTCTTGATCAGTTGAGTGCGCACACACTTTCGGATGGCGCTGTTGGGTTGCTTGCTCTCTACACCTACTTTCTCCAAAACTATGCCTCGACCCATTGGCGAGCCAGCTAAAGGGTCAGCTTTGATGTCAAGTCTCATCATGCGGCGCTTATAGTACATGTCGCTCCAGCGAAACTGCTTCCTACGCTCAATCAGTTTCCGCGCCGCGAACTCGCCAGCCGTCTTAGAACCCATGCTGTTGTTTCAACCTCGTGTCTATCCATAAAACACAACAACCAGTATTTAAGCGATAACCGATTGTCTGGAGCCAACACTGATTGTCTTTGCAGTCGGCAACAACTCTGCAGCATCAGCATAGAGACTCGTCATGAAAGTTATCCTTGTTTCCACTGGAGGTTTTGCCACAAGTGTTCGAGTCTTGCCGCCTCTGTGTTTAGCAACCGCGTTCCTAACAGCTTCGCTCAGATTTTTCTCAACTGTTATCATACTAGGGCTTCCAGCCGAAAGCCTACTCAGAGACTGTTTCAAAGCGACTGCTTCAGTCCATGGTGCTTGGCGCTTGACATCGTCCTTTATGAGTTGAGCTTCACCTGCAGCCATTATGACGGGCACGCCCATCTCTCCGGCCACGTAAGCGTTCAACAAGGGCTCGCTTGCCGTAACCCCGTTTATCTCCACCTTATTGATAGTCGCACCACTGTAGGTATGATCAAAAGTCGACTTAGCAGTGCCAAACTTGGCATGATACTCCAAGAAAACGGCCGCGTCACAACCTTCAACGTCCGCAACCATACTCAAAGGTCGCGGAAAACCTCTCACAATCTCAGCATACTCTGGCAAATCATCTATGAGTAAGTTGACCATGGTTCCATGGCTGTCAGCGATCAGACTCTGTCAAAACCATTCTTCTTCAGTTCATCCGCCACAGTCAACGTAACCTTTGTAGCAATCTTCCTAGCCTCATCATGCAGCGCTCCCTGCAAAGCCAACTGCCCAGGAATCACGAGGTAAGGCATGCCTTCCAAATCAACTGAAATGAAAGCTTTCATGTCGTCACCATTGTTCTGAGGTAGTAAGCTTAACGTTTGAAATGATCGATCTCTTCCTGTATTGCTTTTTTGACGTCGTCCTCGGAGGCGGGACCGAACAGTCTGATCTTCCCGTTTATCAGGGGCTCCGCGGTTCCATATTTCCGTACTGTCTCGGGCGTTGTATCAATCTCAATTATTTTCACCTTACTTCCGAAGGATTCTGCCACTTTCTTGATTCGATGGTACATGTGAACTCCGACGGGGCAGAAGAAACTGTTGGATAGTGTGACCTCAACTTTTTCGGTTGATGGTTTGTAGTTGAGTTCGATTAGTTTGAATTCGACGGCTTCTTTGGTAAGCGGAAAATACATGAGTTTGAAAGGCGCGTGTTCTTTGACAATTTTGAATCCCTGCTTAAGGAACAACTCATAATGCATGAATTCCTTGATATCAGTCGCGTCCACCAAGATGCCTCTGAATCCTTTTTTCTTGAGGTCGTTTTTCATGTAGTCAAACATCATCTTGCCGAAACCCTTGTGTGCGTGGCTGCGTAGCATTTCTGTGCAGTAAATACACGCCACTTTCGACTCGATCTCGTATGGAATCAGAGCGTTCTCCGAGACTCCATAATAGATGTGTCCGACGACCTTGTCTCCGTCGAGAAGATGGTAGCCCTCCACCGTCTTGCCCAGATTGGCCTTAAACCACCGTCTTGAATCAGGCACGAAATCAGTCCATGAAACGCCTGGCGGTGTCTCGCTCATGCAACAATAGGTTGATGCCAAATCCTCAGCTGTGACTTCTTTCACCTGCATATAGCCAACCTCACACCTACATCACGCCGTAACAACTTTTAATCCTTGTCTTCAGCCTGAACCAAGTAGGTGTTTCTCACGCTCAAGAATGCAAGGACAACGTTTTTGATTTGGCGCTTCACTTCTGTGTAGTCAAGAAAGGACAGAAACATGAAAACCCCGGGCGTGGCAAGGCAGACACTTCTCGGCATGTGGTCGTTCCAGTTCTTAACCATGATGCGTCGAGGAGTCTTCTACTCCTTCATGTACATCTACCTATTCTCACTCCTCGGAAACGTAACAAGCACAGCTGCTTTAGGCACCTTAACAATGCTAATGTCTGCCATAGGTCAAAACGCACTATGGGGCAGAATCTCCGACCGTCAAAGAATGAGAGCCCAACTTGTAGTTATAGGGGAAGCAACAGCCGGACTGACTTACATTGCAGTCTTCTTCCTCCACAAATACTACATAGACGCGCGATTAGACCTCGCAGCAGGATTTTCACTTGTCATCGGCTTAGCCATCCTCGAATTCTTCTGGTCAATGTCAGACGTAGGTTGGGCCTCGCTGGTTACCGACATCACAACTCCAGCGACACGAGGCAGCTTCGTCGGAGGAATAAACTTCATAATGTCCATTGGACGAATGACGGGCATAATACTGGCAGGCTCCCTCTACGCAGATGGACTAGGCTTCAGACAAGGCACTATCTTCTACATCGTAAGCGTCATGCTGTTCATAGGCGCCTTCATAATGTGGCTAGTGGCAAAAAACATCAAACCAGCACCTGAAACTCGTTCAACAGACTCTACACAGGAGAGCGACTCAGCCAAAGATGCCCGATCCAGAAACAAGCCCCAAAACGAAAAGGCTTTCCGCTGGTTCCTAGTTGCACTTACCATTGTGGTTCTTGGAGTAGCATCCACAGGTCAAGTTTTCCCTTTATTCCTCAAACTCAACCAAGGATTGCACGCAACAGACCTAGAAGTAAGCTTCATTCTCTCAGCATGGACTCTTGGCGGAATGCTTGCTAGCATCATCGCAGGCAGAATGGCAGATGTGACGGGAAGAACATCTGTAATATTGACCGGTTTGCTGATCGCTGCCGCAACTCCGCTGTTTTATGGGCTGGTGCCAAATGTGGTCGTAATAGGAATTGTCTATGGAATTAATGGCATAGCTTTTATGACATTGCAGACAGCAGGCTTCGCCTTAGCGGGAGATATAATCCCAGAGCATAGACGAGGCAGACTACTTAGCAGGTATAACACAGTCATGGCGCTGAGCTGGGGACCAGCAGGCTTGCTCATAGGTGGACCGCTAGCCGACATTCAGACGGGAATCCTCAATGTCCCAGTGCATGCAGC belongs to Candidatus Bathyarchaeia archaeon and includes:
- a CDS encoding 30S ribosomal protein S7; translated protein: MSKQVVEEIKLFGKWSFSGIEVHDLGLKRYISLRPIFSPHSMGRHEHGKFRKAEVNIVERLVNNLMRPGRAAGKKERAVNVVRNAFEIINLRAGQSPIEVLTKAVENSAPCEDTTRLSYGGIVYHMAVDVAPQRRVDLALRLLTEGARKASLNNPRTLEECVSEELILAANKDVKSYAVSKRNEIERIARSSR
- a CDS encoding 30S ribosomal protein S12 — its product is MGSKTAGEFAARKLIERRKQFRWSDMYYKRRMMRLDIKADPLAGSPMGRGIVLEKVGVESKQPNSAIRKCVRTQLIKNGRVITAFLPGDGALNVVDEHDEVIVEGIGGSRGGAMGDIPGVRWKVVTVNGVSLKQLVLGKKEKPMR
- a CDS encoding MFS transporter; the encoded protein is MKTPGVARQTLLGMWSFQFLTMMRRGVFYSFMYIYLFSLLGNVTSTAALGTLTMLMSAIGQNALWGRISDRQRMRAQLVVIGEATAGLTYIAVFFLHKYYIDARLDLAAGFSLVIGLAILEFFWSMSDVGWASLVTDITTPATRGSFVGGINFIMSIGRMTGIILAGSLYADGLGFRQGTIFYIVSVMLFIGAFIMWLVAKNIKPAPETRSTDSTQESDSAKDARSRNKPQNEKAFRWFLVALTIVVLGVASTGQVFPLFLKLNQGLHATDLEVSFILSAWTLGGMLASIIAGRMADVTGRTSVILTGLLIAAATPLFYGLVPNVVVIGIVYGINGIAFMTLQTAGFALAGDIIPEHRRGRLLSRYNTVMALSWGPAGLLIGGPLADIQTGILNVPVHAAYVNAFLASSLLVLAGTFVFFVKVRRQT